One window of Desulfobacca acetoxidans DSM 11109 genomic DNA carries:
- a CDS encoding lytic transglycosylase domain-containing protein has translation MLALRATTDPVPELLATQVRIYIYQNHTRLWLPPEAMLPLSLDGSAIKNVVNKSHLAKLVQKLAGRQGVDPLLVLAVIRRESGFNSLAVSPKGAMGLMQLMPETAAQLGVEDPFNIEQNLTGGIRFLKLCLNRFNQNVVLALAAYNAGPERVDQYQGLPPFAETQNFVSLVMQDYCGEPVNLARFRQPAASPVLATPLEIAKTHKPRKLLSLPFFSRPPLLVTE, from the coding sequence ATGCTGGCGTTGAGAGCCACCACCGACCCTGTTCCAGAGCTTTTGGCCACTCAGGTGCGGATCTATATCTATCAGAACCACACGCGCCTCTGGCTTCCCCCGGAGGCAATGCTGCCCTTGAGTTTAGATGGTTCGGCGATAAAAAATGTGGTCAACAAGTCTCATCTGGCGAAGTTAGTCCAGAAGCTTGCCGGTCGCCAGGGGGTCGATCCTCTCCTGGTATTGGCTGTCATTCGCCGGGAGTCGGGGTTTAACTCTCTGGCAGTATCTCCTAAGGGCGCCATGGGGTTGATGCAGCTCATGCCTGAGACCGCAGCCCAACTCGGAGTGGAGGACCCGTTTAATATCGAACAGAATCTTACGGGTGGCATCCGCTTTCTGAAGCTCTGCCTGAACCGCTTCAACCAGAACGTCGTCCTCGCCCTGGCAGCCTACAATGCCGGTCCGGAGCGGGTGGACCAATACCAGGGGTTGCCGCCGTTTGCCGAGACCCAAAATTTCGTCAGCTTGGTTATGCAGGATTACTGCGGCGAACCTGTTAATCTGGCCCGATTCCGCCAGCCAGCGGCAAGTCCGGTCTTGGCCACACCCCTTGAAATCGCCAAAACTCATAAACCTCGCAAATTGCTCTCCCTGCCATTTTTCAGCCGGCCGCCGCTGCTGGTAACCGAATAA
- a CDS encoding AI-2E family transporter gives MPMDNTSQPEKEEAVISTVSPQQPSPSPPMGDNFPSQFAKTFFGVLTVVILYFSYLIVKPYLVEIFLALVLFFISKPLYQAILGFCRGWRGISSALTCLLLALFIILPILMLAGIIASQALDLYNLISAGLHSGTLWQVLTKKLAFLEDYAKHLNLPVNLENLKIEEVIRTALISASQFIYNNSIGLVKGFTTFLFSLLLILFITFFCFLEGDDFIDEIKRLSPLDQAHNDEILGDVENTIRATIRGTVIVAIIQGILGGLGFFCFGVPRAAFWGTVMIPASVIPVIGAAIIWLPAALFLFFQGHIWQSLGMVLWGGVFIGSIDNLVKPYLMKGARQTPTIFTLFAIMGGITYFGMIGFILGPLILSFLLSVLEIYRKTILIRSQTPPSNAALPIAESSAATPGNNDTI, from the coding sequence ATGCCGATGGATAACACTTCGCAGCCGGAAAAAGAAGAGGCTGTGATTTCGACTGTCTCCCCCCAGCAGCCATCACCATCTCCTCCCATGGGTGATAATTTCCCCAGCCAGTTCGCCAAGACCTTCTTCGGGGTGCTCACCGTTGTTATCCTGTATTTTTCCTATCTGATCGTAAAGCCCTACCTGGTGGAGATTTTTCTGGCTTTGGTCCTCTTTTTTATCAGTAAACCGCTCTACCAGGCAATCCTCGGGTTCTGCCGCGGCTGGCGCGGCATCAGTTCGGCTTTGACCTGTCTCCTATTGGCCCTCTTCATCATCCTGCCCATTCTCATGTTGGCCGGCATCATCGCCAGCCAGGCGCTGGATTTGTATAACCTTATCAGCGCCGGCCTGCACAGCGGGACCTTATGGCAGGTTCTGACCAAAAAATTGGCCTTTTTGGAAGACTATGCCAAGCATCTAAACCTCCCGGTAAATTTAGAAAATCTCAAAATTGAAGAAGTCATCCGTACCGCCCTGATCAGCGCCAGCCAATTCATTTATAACAACAGCATCGGTCTGGTCAAAGGCTTTACCACTTTCCTCTTCAGCCTGCTGTTGATCCTCTTTATCACTTTCTTCTGTTTCCTGGAAGGAGACGATTTCATCGATGAGATCAAGCGGTTGTCGCCGTTGGATCAGGCGCATAATGATGAGATTTTAGGCGACGTCGAGAATACTATCAGGGCCACTATCCGGGGGACGGTTATTGTAGCAATTATTCAAGGAATCCTGGGGGGCCTGGGCTTCTTCTGTTTCGGGGTACCCCGGGCCGCTTTTTGGGGAACCGTCATGATTCCGGCTTCGGTAATACCGGTGATCGGCGCGGCTATTATCTGGTTGCCGGCCGCGCTCTTCCTGTTTTTTCAGGGTCATATCTGGCAAAGCTTAGGAATGGTTTTATGGGGTGGGGTCTTTATCGGCTCTATTGATAACCTGGTCAAACCGTATCTTATGAAGGGGGCGCGTCAGACCCCCACTATTTTTACCTTATTCGCCATAATGGGGGGCATCACCTATTTCGGCATGATCGGTTTTATTCTGGGACCGTTGATTCTCTCTTTCCTGTTGTCGGTATTGGAGATCTATCGCAAGACAATCCTCATCAGAAGTCAAACACCTCCATCGAATGCAGCCCTGCCGATTGCCGAGTCATCCGCCGCAACTCCGGGAAACAACGATACCATATAA
- a CDS encoding SWIM zinc finger family protein: protein MRFEELDADKIQRLGSEEQWLAAQELVRQKQVHFRFRTPDRLEAAVQNNENWCTAAVSIIDGGLQSTCTCQHEGEGWCVCALAVLAAWLDKPESFLDRTALRDQLKQYSKSELIKIILELADKVLESRELLKEESPDLDTILESIDSIIGQVGPTGAAETGELEEKLRLAQEKADRLAQMGRLSEARATYFYLLDNVFGLEEDLGKPGLFSEELKQELYEEYCQLIHEDRHLDRTLVQQEIEQLESRAAFSQSQLNFADLKKNFIGEGE from the coding sequence ATGCGTTTTGAAGAACTTGATGCAGATAAAATACAGCGGTTGGGGTCAGAAGAACAGTGGCTGGCGGCGCAGGAGTTGGTCCGCCAAAAACAGGTACATTTCCGTTTTCGAACCCCCGACCGTCTGGAGGCGGCGGTTCAGAATAATGAGAATTGGTGTACTGCCGCCGTGTCAATTATCGATGGAGGGTTACAGAGCACCTGCACCTGCCAGCATGAAGGCGAGGGTTGGTGTGTCTGCGCCTTGGCAGTGTTGGCGGCCTGGCTTGACAAGCCGGAGAGTTTTTTAGATCGAACCGCTTTAAGAGACCAGTTGAAACAGTATTCCAAAAGTGAACTGATCAAGATAATTTTGGAGTTAGCTGATAAGGTATTGGAATCCAGGGAGCTTCTTAAAGAGGAAAGCCCGGATCTGGATACCATCTTGGAGAGCATCGATTCTATTATCGGCCAGGTCGGACCGACTGGCGCCGCGGAGACCGGTGAGCTGGAAGAAAAGCTTCGCCTGGCGCAGGAGAAAGCAGACCGCTTGGCTCAGATGGGCCGGTTATCCGAAGCCCGGGCGACGTATTTCTATCTCTTGGACAATGTCTTCGGTTTAGAAGAAGATTTGGGCAAGCCGGGATTGTTTTCCGAAGAATTGAAGCAGGAGTTGTATGAAGAATACTGCCAACTGATTCATGAGGATCGCCATCTGGATAGGACCTTGGTCCAGCAGGAGATCGAGCAACTTGAAAGCCGGGCCGCCTTCTCCCAGAGCCAGTTGAATTTCGCCGATCTGAAGAAAAATTTTATCGGAGAAGGGGAGTAA
- a CDS encoding lysophospholipid acyltransferase family protein has product MKLRHPLWLRLVPPIARAVMMSIFGSCSHIIINPKAEAELEAQGHPILYTCWHGQLAYVFYHFRDRPRKIVLLASPSYDGELVGRIAERFGAMILSGSRNKGGLAALKKMAGLIRRGQSGGIIADGSRGPCHRVQKGVAVLGREAGVPVLPVAVASERKTVLNTWDRFELIWPFSRVALLFGEPVWVPPDARGKALEGFRLELEKRLNRLFDRSRNFRF; this is encoded by the coding sequence ATGAAACTACGTCATCCCTTATGGCTGCGGCTCGTGCCACCTATTGCGAGAGCAGTCATGATGAGCATCTTCGGTAGTTGTTCTCACATTATAATCAACCCGAAAGCGGAAGCCGAACTCGAAGCCCAAGGCCACCCGATACTCTATACCTGTTGGCACGGCCAGCTTGCCTATGTATTTTACCATTTTCGAGATCGGCCCCGAAAGATAGTGCTGCTGGCCAGCCCCAGTTATGACGGCGAGCTGGTGGGCCGCATCGCCGAGAGGTTTGGGGCCATGATTCTCTCAGGCTCCCGCAATAAAGGTGGCCTGGCGGCCTTGAAAAAGATGGCCGGTCTCATACGCCGGGGACAGTCTGGCGGCATTATCGCCGATGGCTCCCGCGGACCCTGTCACCGGGTACAAAAGGGGGTAGCGGTGTTGGGCCGGGAGGCTGGGGTTCCTGTCCTGCCGGTAGCCGTGGCCAGCGAAAGGAAAACTGTTCTAAACACCTGGGATCGATTTGAGCTGATATGGCCGTTCAGTCGGGTAGCGCTTTTATTCGGAGAGCCAGTGTGGGTTCCTCCGGATGCGCGGGGCAAGGCCTTGGAAGGATTCCGGTTAGAATTAGAGAAACGACTCAACCGCCTTTTTGACCGCAGCCGAAATTTCCGCTTCTAA
- a CDS encoding DnaJ family domain-containing protein, giving the protein MFFLEKIAENRILEAIQEGVFNNLVGKGRPLKLEDDSQIPAELRMPYKILKMADCLPPELQLQKEILTLQDMMANMPDEKEKLNQMRRLNFLTMKLNLIRKTSPLLEEHGIYTEKILAKLERLPQGKKLL; this is encoded by the coding sequence TTGTTTTTCTTAGAGAAAATAGCTGAAAACCGTATCTTGGAGGCCATCCAAGAGGGGGTTTTTAACAATCTGGTGGGCAAGGGGCGGCCCTTGAAATTAGAGGACGACAGCCAGATTCCGGCAGAGCTGCGGATGCCTTACAAGATATTGAAGATGGCGGACTGCCTGCCCCCTGAGCTGCAATTGCAGAAAGAGATACTTACTTTGCAGGACATGATGGCCAACATGCCCGATGAGAAGGAGAAATTAAATCAGATGCGGCGGTTGAATTTCCTTACCATGAAGTTGAACCTGATCCGGAAAACGTCTCCCCTATTAGAGGAGCATGGCATTTATACGGAAAAAATCCTGGCAAAATTAGAGCGCCTGCCCCAGGGCAAGAAGCTTCTTTAA
- the thiC gene encoding phosphomethylpyrimidine synthase ThiC yields MTQRETALAGHLTPAMIAAAQKEGMPPEFIRTGLAQGTLAIPANVGHHNLDPIAIGTGVRVKINANLGASPHDISLAKEREKLAAAIRYGAHTVMDLSTGGDLNAIRTTLLSECPLPFGTVPVYQVMAEAKRLDDITADHLLEAVRLQAQQGVDFVTVHCGVTRKALPLLKNRVTGVVSRGGAFLVAWMRRFGRENPLFERFDELLDIARTYDVTLSLGDGLRPGCLADANDRAQFHELRVLGQLTQRAWAAGVQVIIEGPGHVPLHLIKKNIRLQQKYCHGAPFYVLGPLVTDVAAGYDHIAGAIGGTLAASLGAAFLCYVTPAEHLKLPEVQDVIDGVIASRIAAHAADIARGLPGAADWDLKISQARRALDWETQIGLSVNPDKARQYRLSSRAKDDQCTMCGRFCAMKVFDERFDEREKD; encoded by the coding sequence ATGACCCAAAGGGAAACAGCCCTGGCCGGCCATTTGACGCCGGCAATGATAGCCGCAGCTCAGAAAGAGGGAATGCCGCCGGAATTCATCCGAACCGGCTTGGCCCAAGGAACCCTCGCCATTCCGGCTAATGTGGGCCACCACAATCTGGACCCCATTGCCATCGGCACCGGCGTCCGGGTGAAGATCAATGCCAACCTCGGCGCCTCGCCCCACGACATCAGTCTGGCCAAAGAGAGAGAAAAACTGGCCGCCGCCATCCGTTACGGCGCCCATACAGTGATGGACCTGTCCACCGGCGGCGACCTGAATGCTATCCGCACGACCCTGTTAAGCGAGTGCCCGTTGCCTTTCGGCACGGTGCCGGTATACCAGGTCATGGCCGAGGCCAAACGACTGGACGATATTACCGCCGACCACCTTCTCGAGGCCGTCCGACTTCAGGCCCAGCAGGGGGTTGATTTTGTTACAGTTCATTGTGGCGTCACCCGCAAGGCCCTGCCATTGCTGAAAAATCGGGTTACTGGCGTAGTCTCCCGCGGCGGCGCCTTCCTGGTCGCCTGGATGCGCCGGTTCGGCCGGGAAAACCCGCTCTTCGAGCGGTTTGATGAACTTCTGGACATCGCCCGCACCTATGACGTCACCCTCAGTCTGGGGGACGGCTTGCGGCCCGGATGTCTGGCCGACGCCAACGACAGGGCCCAGTTCCACGAGTTGAGAGTGTTGGGTCAGTTGACCCAGCGGGCTTGGGCCGCCGGAGTCCAGGTGATCATCGAAGGTCCCGGACACGTCCCCTTACACCTTATCAAAAAAAACATCCGCCTGCAGCAGAAGTACTGCCATGGCGCCCCCTTCTATGTCCTGGGACCGCTGGTCACCGATGTTGCTGCCGGATATGACCACATCGCCGGAGCTATTGGCGGAACTTTGGCCGCCAGCCTGGGGGCTGCCTTTCTCTGCTATGTCACCCCCGCTGAACACCTCAAACTGCCCGAGGTTCAGGACGTCATCGACGGCGTCATCGCCTCCCGGATTGCCGCTCACGCTGCCGATATTGCCCGGGGGCTGCCCGGCGCCGCAGACTGGGACCTGAAAATCTCCCAAGCCCGCCGCGCCCTGGATTGGGAAACCCAGATCGGCCTCTCAGTCAATCCCGACAAAGCCAGGCAATATCGTCTGTCCAGCCGCGCCAAGGATGATCAATGTACTATGTGCGGCCGATTCTGCGCCATGAAGGTCTTTGATGAACGCTTCGATGAAAGGGAAAAAGACTGA
- a CDS encoding DedA family protein has protein sequence MGLTETLLHYITELISFLGYTGVFVLMALESMIAPVPSEMVMPFAGFLIYTGEFTLLGVMAASTLGSIIGSLASYWMGRKGEIVVLRFGRYLMLNPHHLEWTEAFFRRYGSRTIFISRFIPIVRHLISIPAGLGKMNLTPFLVYTTIGAAIWNMFLAYLGLKLKEHWEIIHHYSHTLDIVVVAAGVVGAAAYVFWWRRRVKNRKAIEPNPMAQ, from the coding sequence ATGGGTCTAACCGAAACATTACTACACTATATCACGGAGCTCATCTCTTTTTTGGGTTATACCGGCGTCTTTGTCCTGATGGCCCTCGAGAGCATGATCGCTCCGGTTCCCAGCGAAATGGTCATGCCATTCGCCGGATTTTTGATTTACACCGGCGAATTTACCCTGTTAGGGGTGATGGCGGCAAGCACTCTGGGATCTATCATAGGTTCGCTGGCGTCGTATTGGATGGGACGCAAAGGCGAGATTGTGGTTCTGCGTTTTGGCCGTTATCTCATGCTGAATCCGCACCACCTGGAATGGACCGAGGCATTTTTCCGCCGCTACGGCAGCCGGACCATTTTCATCTCCCGTTTCATTCCCATCGTCCGCCACCTGATCTCTATCCCGGCGGGTTTGGGGAAGATGAACCTAACGCCATTTCTGGTTTACACTACCATTGGGGCCGCCATCTGGAATATGTTTCTGGCCTATCTGGGGTTGAAATTAAAGGAACATTGGGAGATCATTCATCATTATTCTCACACCCTGGACATTGTCGTAGTGGCGGCGGGCGTCGTTGGGGCGGCGGCCTATGTCTTCTGGTGGCGACGGCGGGTCAAGAACCGCAAAGCGATTGAACCCAACCCGATGGCCCAATAA